One window of Leguminivora glycinivorella isolate SPB_JAAS2020 chromosome 9, LegGlyc_1.1, whole genome shotgun sequence genomic DNA carries:
- the LOC125229402 gene encoding uncharacterized protein LOC125229402 — translation MSQADSVKKAIEELSTNFEEKMAKFEGDLNKAEANNPAVSSLATAFTAFKSCILKALDVLQAQVAQLTQQVDKMEMRSRRKMLLVHGVSEVQDESAADTVVRELKTVHSSLSVDHISRCHRLGRPRSNKPRPIIVKFCDSAIRDKLWFGKVALKGSGTTISEFLATTRSQFSGA, via the exons ATGTCACAAGCCGACTCAGTCAAGAAGGCTATAGAGGAGCTGTCGACGAATTTTGAGGAGAAGATGGCCAAGTTTGAGGGTGACCTGAATAAAGCCGAAGCAAATAACCCAGCAGTTTCATCGCTGGCGACTGCCTTCACTGCATTCAAATCCTGTATCCTGAAGGCCTTGGATGTGCTTCAAGCGCAAGTAGCCCAACTTACACAGCAGGTTGACAAGATGGAGATGCGATCCCGGCGTAAGATGTTACTGGTGCATGGAGTTTCTGAGGTCCAAGACGAGAGTGCAGCGGATACCGTGGTGCGGGAGCTCAAGACCGTTCATAGTAGCCTCTCAGTTGATCACATAAGCCGTTGTCATCGATTAGGCCGTCCCCGAAGTAACAAACCCAGACCTATAATAGTTAAGTTCTGTGACAGTGCAATTCGGGACAAGCTGTGGTTCGGTAAGGTGGCTTTAAAGGGATCCGGTACTACAATCTCGGAGTTTCTA GCGACGACGCGTAGTCAGTTTAGCGGAGCTTGA